A window of Aeromicrobium sp. A1-2 contains these coding sequences:
- the sigE gene encoding RNA polymerase sigma factor SigE produces MKVEDVDTATLNWDDIVADHSARVYRLAYRLTGNRQDAEDLTQDVFIRVFRSLDSYEPGNFPGWLHRITTNLFLDRVRRKSRLRMDGFYEGAEDKLLSSEILPESAVHDANFDPDIELALGSLSDEFRVAVVLCDIEGLSYEEISDVLGIKLGTVRSRIHRGRTQLRESLAHRAPRQGRTRFVGPIGV; encoded by the coding sequence ATGAAGGTAGAGGACGTGGACACGGCAACGCTCAACTGGGACGACATCGTGGCGGATCACTCCGCCCGTGTCTACCGGCTCGCGTACCGTCTGACCGGCAACCGCCAGGATGCCGAGGACCTGACACAGGACGTGTTCATCCGCGTCTTCCGCTCGCTCGACAGCTACGAGCCCGGCAACTTCCCGGGCTGGCTGCACCGCATCACGACCAACCTGTTCCTCGATCGCGTGCGTCGCAAGTCGCGTCTGCGCATGGACGGCTTCTATGAAGGCGCCGAGGACAAGCTGCTGAGCTCGGAGATCCTGCCCGAGTCCGCGGTGCACGATGCCAACTTCGATCCAGACATCGAGCTCGCACTGGGATCATTGTCCGATGAGTTCCGGGTGGCCGTCGTGCTGTGCGACATCGAAGGGCTGTCGTACGAGGAAATCTCCGACGTCCTGGGCATCAAGCTGGGCACGGTCCGGTCCCGCATCCACCGCGGTCGGACACAGCTGCGTGAGTCGCTCGCGCATCGCGCCCCCCGTCAGGGACGCACCCGATTCGTGGGACCGATCGGGGTCTGA
- a CDS encoding O-methyltransferase yields MTTAASLAYAEDFLSEDEHLAAARVRADEVGVVPVGPGAGAALSFLASAVQAKAVAEIGTGTGVSGLWLMRGMQPDGVLTSVDLEAEHQRLARETFTDAGYAPQRFRLIAGSGLDVMPRLTDAGYDVVFLDGDKVEYGEYLEQSMRLVRPGGIIVFDNALWHDRVADPAQRDPETAAIREVVQRVRNDERLRSVLLPVGDGLLAAQLL; encoded by the coding sequence ATCACCACCGCAGCCAGCCTGGCCTATGCCGAGGACTTCCTGAGCGAGGACGAGCATCTCGCCGCTGCGAGAGTGCGCGCCGACGAGGTCGGCGTCGTGCCGGTCGGACCGGGAGCGGGTGCGGCACTGTCGTTCCTCGCCTCGGCAGTGCAGGCCAAGGCGGTTGCCGAGATCGGCACCGGCACGGGCGTCTCAGGCTTGTGGCTCATGCGCGGCATGCAACCCGACGGCGTGCTGACCTCGGTCGATCTCGAGGCCGAGCACCAACGGCTCGCCCGAGAGACCTTCACCGACGCCGGCTACGCACCGCAGCGCTTCCGGCTCATCGCCGGATCTGGCCTCGACGTCATGCCCAGGCTGACCGACGCTGGCTACGACGTCGTGTTCCTCGACGGCGACAAGGTTGAGTACGGCGAATACCTCGAACAGTCGATGCGCCTCGTGCGGCCCGGCGGAATCATCGTGTTCGACAACGCGCTGTGGCACGATCGCGTCGCCGACCCCGCGCAGCGCGATCCGGAGACGGCCGCGATCCGCGAGGTCGTGCAGCGCGTCAGGAACGACGAGCGACTGCGCAGCGTGCTGCTTCCGGTGGGAGACGGCCTGCTGGCCGCCCAGCTGCTCTGA
- a CDS encoding DNA-3-methyladenine glycosylase I, with the protein MSVTTGPDAIVRCPWGDDPAMISYHDTEWGRELRGDRELFERMSLEAFQSGLSWAIILRKREHFREAFAGFDPAAVAAFGDADVARLLGDAGIVRNRLKIEATISNARTLLALDESFSDLLWSFAPAPAPAPTSYADVPATTEESIAMAKALKRRGFRFVGPTTAYALMQATGMVNDHLAGCVARTRS; encoded by the coding sequence GTGAGCGTAACCACTGGACCCGATGCCATCGTCAGATGTCCGTGGGGCGACGATCCGGCGATGATCAGCTATCACGACACCGAGTGGGGTCGCGAGCTGCGCGGCGACCGTGAACTGTTCGAACGGATGTCTCTCGAGGCCTTCCAGTCGGGTCTCTCGTGGGCCATCATCCTGCGCAAGCGTGAGCACTTCCGCGAGGCCTTTGCCGGCTTTGATCCCGCCGCCGTGGCGGCATTCGGTGACGCTGACGTCGCCCGTCTGCTCGGTGACGCCGGCATCGTCCGCAACCGGCTCAAGATCGAGGCGACGATCAGCAATGCCCGCACCCTGCTCGCGCTCGACGAGTCGTTCAGCGACCTGCTCTGGTCGTTCGCGCCTGCGCCGGCTCCGGCGCCGACGTCGTACGCCGACGTTCCGGCGACGACGGAGGAGTCGATCGCGATGGCCAAGGCGCTCAAGCGGCGGGGCTTCCGATTCGTCGGTCCGACCACGGCATACGCCCTGATGCAGGCCACCGGGATGGTCAACGACCACCTGGCCGGGTGCGTAGCCCGCACCCGTTCCTGA
- a CDS encoding sec-independent translocase: MLGMGLPEIGVVLVVAMLVFGPDKLPELAKQAGGFVRTLRQMADNAKNDLGRELGEDLSGLNLRDLDPREIVRRNFLDDDDTTPAATKESRILRPGETPPYDPEST, translated from the coding sequence ATGCTCGGCATGGGGCTGCCAGAGATCGGGGTCGTCCTGGTCGTCGCCATGCTCGTGTTCGGCCCGGACAAGCTGCCCGAGCTGGCCAAGCAGGCCGGTGGTTTCGTGCGAACGCTCCGCCAGATGGCCGACAACGCCAAGAACGACCTCGGACGCGAGCTCGGCGAGGACCTGTCTGGTCTCAACCTCCGCGACCTCGATCCGCGCGAGATCGTGCGCCGCAACTTCCTCGACGACGACGACACGACTCCGGCCGCCACCAAGGAGAGCCGGATCCTGCGTCCCGGCGAGACGCCACCGTACGACCCCGAGTCGACCTAG
- a CDS encoding anti-sigma factor — protein MTHLGADVAAFVDGQLSEPATREAMSHLQECDGCAKAVRQQRLLKSRMSTVASPEPPPALLASLSGLAHSPVAHHGRWERVRRSASFRAGIVLVSASVAVVATAYAVGGAERRLGDEVAPPFQRYAADFRGPATVQASNVISETRLDELDGAGWPCHVTLAGDLHRTSGTYADRGAVVALSYSNDDARLNLFEQNGSLDLDSVKGFEPTRMGGSEVFVRDGTPLVVTWDDDGVVYTVVTDADEERVVQAVSQLPRGAYDRTPPERIRGGLHRMSAWLGAA, from the coding sequence ATGACTCATCTGGGTGCAGACGTTGCTGCGTTCGTCGACGGGCAGCTCTCCGAGCCCGCGACGCGCGAGGCGATGTCGCACCTGCAGGAGTGCGATGGCTGCGCGAAGGCGGTGCGCCAGCAGCGGCTGCTCAAGTCACGTATGTCGACGGTTGCCAGTCCCGAACCGCCCCCGGCCTTGCTGGCCTCGCTGTCCGGGCTGGCGCACTCGCCGGTTGCACATCACGGCCGGTGGGAGCGGGTGCGTCGCTCGGCGTCGTTCCGGGCCGGCATCGTGCTGGTCAGCGCTTCCGTGGCGGTGGTTGCCACCGCATATGCCGTCGGCGGCGCGGAACGGCGCCTCGGCGACGAGGTCGCTCCGCCGTTCCAGCGCTATGCCGCCGACTTCCGCGGACCCGCGACGGTGCAGGCCAGCAACGTGATCTCCGAGACCAGGCTGGACGAGCTGGACGGTGCGGGCTGGCCGTGCCACGTGACTCTCGCCGGTGACCTGCATCGCACCTCGGGGACGTACGCCGATCGGGGGGCGGTCGTGGCGCTGAGCTATTCCAACGACGACGCTAGGCTCAACCTGTTCGAGCAGAACGGATCGCTCGATCTGGACAGCGTCAAGGGTTTCGAACCCACCCGCATGGGCGGCTCGGAGGTCTTCGTGCGCGACGGGACGCCGTTGGTCGTGACGTGGGACGACGATGGCGTGGTCTACACCGTCGTCACAGATGCCGATGAGGAGCGAGTCGTGCAGGCCGTGTCACAGCTGCCCCGCGGCGCGTACGACCGGACACCGCCTGAGCGGATCCGGGGCGGGCTCCACCGGATGTCGGCCTGGCTCGGCGCGGCCTGA
- a CDS encoding enoyl-CoA hydratase-related protein — translation MSNLSTPPVTYDVADGVATVTLNRPDAMNSLTLSTKVALRDAMHAAAADSAVRCVVLTGTGRAFCVGQDLKEHVAELTGDSPSLGDTVMEHYNPTVTAIATMPKPVIAAVNGIAAGAGSSLAFAADFRILRRSAGFNLAFAGIALSCDTGASWTLPRLVGHGKATELLMQPRTIPADEAYALGLATTVVDDDAFEAEIATLARSLADGPTLALASIKRALAFSATHDLPSSLEHEAQKMALTGASADHLAAVQAFLAKEKPVFTGR, via the coding sequence ATGAGCAATCTCAGCACACCGCCCGTCACCTACGACGTGGCCGATGGCGTCGCCACGGTGACGCTCAACCGGCCCGACGCGATGAACAGCCTGACACTATCCACGAAGGTCGCGCTGCGGGATGCGATGCACGCAGCGGCCGCTGACAGCGCCGTGCGCTGCGTGGTCCTCACCGGCACCGGGCGGGCTTTCTGCGTGGGCCAGGACCTCAAGGAGCATGTCGCCGAGCTGACCGGCGACTCGCCCTCCCTCGGTGACACCGTCATGGAGCACTACAACCCCACCGTGACCGCCATCGCGACGATGCCCAAGCCCGTGATCGCCGCGGTCAACGGCATCGCGGCCGGCGCCGGTTCGTCGCTGGCGTTCGCCGCCGACTTCCGCATCCTGCGTCGATCGGCCGGATTCAACCTGGCGTTCGCCGGCATCGCGCTGTCCTGTGACACCGGCGCGTCCTGGACGCTCCCCCGCCTGGTCGGCCACGGCAAGGCGACGGAACTGCTGATGCAGCCGCGCACGATCCCCGCCGACGAGGCGTACGCCCTGGGCCTGGCGACCACGGTCGTGGACGATGACGCATTCGAGGCCGAGATCGCCACGCTGGCCAGGTCGCTGGCCGACGGCCCCACCCTGGCGCTGGCCTCGATCAAGCGCGCGCTCGCCTTCTCCGCGACGCACGACCTGCCGTCCTCGCTCGAGCACGAGGCCCAGAAGATGGCGCTGACGGGAGCGTCGGCGGATCATCTCGCGGCGGTGCAGGCCTTCCTGGCCAAGGAGAAGCCGGTCTTCACCGGCCGCTAG
- a CDS encoding DUF3117 domain-containing protein, translated as MAAMKPRTGDGPMEVTKEGRCIVMRVPLEGGGRLVVELNNEEAATLGDQLKAV; from the coding sequence ATGGCGGCCATGAAGCCACGGACCGGAGACGGCCCGATGGAGGTCACCAAGGAGGGACGTTGCATCGTGATGCGCGTTCCACTCGAGGGCGGCGGACGACTTGTTGTCGAGCTGAACAACGAGGAAGCGGCGACCTTGGGCGATCAGCTCAAAGCGGTCTGA